A genomic window from Synechococcus sp. CBW1107 includes:
- the pstC gene encoding phosphate ABC transporter permease subunit PstC, translating into MVIRSESGQDQFTLRNRPWAERTIDGGFKLLTIVLASLVAVVLLGIFLTVFSGAREAMGTFGLSFLITSGWDPVNSQYGAFTAIYGTIVSSLLALVIAVPLGVGTAIFITENLIPRTWRELIGVMVELLAAIPSVVLGLWAIFVMEPLLRPFLNFLYRSLGWFPLFSTAPKGPGMAPAVLILVVMILPIITAISRDALNQVPQELRQGAYGVGSTRWIAIFNVILPAAISSIIGGVMLALGRAMGETMAVTMIIGNSMNFSWSLLAPGNTISAMLANQFGEADGIQVSALLYAALILMLLTFAVNILAQWIVRKFSLSYN; encoded by the coding sequence ATGGTGATCCGATCTGAATCGGGCCAGGATCAGTTCACCCTGCGCAACCGCCCCTGGGCCGAACGCACGATCGATGGCGGATTCAAGCTGCTCACGATTGTGCTGGCCTCCCTCGTGGCCGTGGTGCTGCTCGGCATCTTCCTGACGGTGTTCAGCGGGGCCAGGGAGGCGATGGGCACCTTCGGCCTGTCCTTTCTGATCACCTCGGGCTGGGATCCGGTCAACAGCCAGTACGGAGCCTTCACGGCGATCTACGGCACCATTGTTTCGTCTCTGCTGGCGCTGGTCATTGCCGTGCCGCTGGGAGTCGGAACCGCCATCTTCATCACCGAAAATCTGATTCCACGCACCTGGCGCGAGCTGATCGGCGTGATGGTGGAACTGCTGGCGGCGATCCCCTCGGTGGTCCTGGGTCTCTGGGCCATCTTCGTGATGGAGCCCCTGCTCAGGCCATTCCTCAATTTCCTGTACAGGAGCCTCGGCTGGTTTCCCCTGTTCTCAACGGCCCCCAAGGGTCCCGGTATGGCTCCAGCAGTGCTGATTCTGGTGGTGATGATCCTGCCGATCATCACCGCCATTTCCCGGGATGCCCTCAATCAGGTGCCTCAGGAGCTGCGCCAGGGGGCCTACGGGGTGGGCAGCACCCGCTGGATCGCCATCTTCAATGTGATCCTGCCGGCAGCCATCTCCTCGATCATCGGCGGCGTGATGCTGGCGCTGGGCCGTGCCATGGGAGAAACCATGGCCGTGACCATGATCATCGGCAACTCGATGAACTTCAGCTGGTCGCTGCTGGCTCCCGGAAACACCATCTCCGCCATGCTGGCCAATCAGTTCGGCGAGGCCGATGGCATACAGGTTTCGGCCCTTCTTTATGCAGCCCTCATTCTGATGCTGCTCACCTTTGCCGTGAACATCCTTGCCCAATGGATCGTTCGCAAGTTCAGCCTGAGTTACAACTGA
- a CDS encoding DUF3110 domain-containing protein: MPVHVLLFEAGTDNEGIHSLELNGRTVVLLFEERDDAERYAGLLEAQDFPVPSVEAIEREEMELFCGQAGYEARFVPSGFLPSSPEERLLIAPPERNMDLTHWKDELARSAAPLDSGDESSPERAELEAFRRRLEGLL; encoded by the coding sequence ATGCCCGTCCATGTGCTGCTGTTCGAAGCCGGCACCGACAACGAAGGCATTCACTCCCTGGAGCTGAATGGCCGCACCGTCGTGCTGCTGTTCGAGGAACGGGACGATGCCGAGCGCTACGCGGGTCTGCTCGAGGCCCAGGATTTCCCCGTCCCCAGCGTCGAGGCGATCGAGCGGGAGGAGATGGAGCTGTTCTGCGGCCAGGCGGGTTACGAGGCCCGCTTCGTGCCGTCCGGCTTCCTGCCCAGCTCCCCCGAGGAGCGGCTGCTGATTGCCCCGCCGGAGCGGAACATGGATCTGACCCACTGGAAGGATGAGCTCGCCCGCTCCGCGGCTCCCCTCGACAGTGGCGATGAGAGCAGTCCCGAACGTGCCGAACTCGAAGCCTTCCGACGCCGTCTGGAGGGCCTGCTGTGA
- the mtnP gene encoding S-methyl-5'-thioadenosine phosphorylase — translation MSPNAAATSQGLDLSRARLGVLGGSGLYAIEGLEDVRELTVDTPYGPPSDSLRLGRIGGLDVVFLARHGRHHNHLPTEVPYRANLWALRSLGVRWILSCSAVGSLQDPLRPLDMVVPDQFIDRTHARPVSFFGGGAVAHVGIADPFCPSLSRLLADVAESLMPAGRQLHRHGTYLCMEGPAFSTRAESNLYRSWGCSVIGMTNHSEARLAREAEMAYATLAMVTDYDCWHGDHASVTVDLVIENLHANAALAQQIVMVAAERIDAQRPLSSSHSALRDALMTPKEQVPADTRRKLDLFTSPYWGPFETASAVQAS, via the coding sequence ATGAGCCCCAACGCCGCTGCCACGAGCCAGGGCCTCGACCTCAGCCGTGCACGTCTGGGGGTCCTCGGTGGCAGCGGGCTCTATGCCATCGAAGGCCTCGAGGACGTCCGTGAACTCACGGTGGACACCCCCTACGGGCCTCCGTCAGACAGCCTGCGCCTGGGAAGGATCGGCGGACTGGACGTGGTGTTTCTCGCTCGCCATGGCCGCCACCACAACCACCTGCCCACGGAAGTGCCGTACCGGGCCAACCTCTGGGCCCTGCGCTCGCTGGGCGTGCGCTGGATCCTCTCCTGCTCGGCCGTGGGATCGCTGCAGGATCCGCTGCGGCCCCTCGACATGGTGGTGCCGGATCAGTTCATCGACCGCACCCACGCCAGACCCGTGAGCTTCTTCGGCGGCGGCGCCGTCGCGCATGTGGGCATCGCCGATCCGTTCTGCCCGAGCCTCAGCCGACTTCTGGCGGACGTGGCTGAAAGCCTGATGCCGGCGGGACGCCAGCTGCACCGCCACGGCACCTATCTCTGCATGGAGGGTCCTGCCTTCTCGACCCGCGCCGAATCGAACCTCTACCGCAGCTGGGGCTGCTCGGTGATCGGCATGACCAACCACAGCGAGGCCCGTCTGGCCCGGGAGGCCGAGATGGCCTACGCCACCCTGGCCATGGTCACCGACTACGACTGCTGGCACGGGGATCACGCCTCGGTGACCGTGGATCTGGTGATCGAGAACCTGCACGCCAACGCGGCCCTGGCGCAGCAGATCGTGATGGTGGCGGCGGAGCGGATCGATGCGCAGAGGCCGCTCAGCAGCTCCCACAGCGCCCTGCGGGATGCCCTGATGACCCCGAAGGAGCAGGTGCCGGCTGACACCCGCCGCAAGCTCGATCTCTTCACCTCCCCCTACTGGGGGCCCTTCGAGACAGCCTCAGCCGTTCAGGCCAGCTGA
- the ribBA gene encoding bifunctional 3,4-dihydroxy-2-butanone-4-phosphate synthase/GTP cyclohydrolase II — MIVVVDDENRENEGDLICAAQFATPEQINFMATEARGLICLAMEGERLDALELPLMVDRNTDSNQTAFTVSVDAGPENGVSTGISADDRARTIQVAIHPASRPSDLRRPGHIFPLRARQGGVLKRAGHTEAAVDLARLSGLYPAGVICEIQNPDGSMARLPQLVSYARRHGLRLINIADLISYRLETERFVRRQAEAEMPSAFGQFRAIGYRNELDDSEHVAIVKGHPELASAPVLVRVHSECLTGDAFGSLRCDCRPQLEAALRMIEAAGEGVVVYLRQEGRGIGLINKLRAYSLQDGGLDTVEANERLGFPADLRNYGVGAQILSDLGVHHLRLITNNPRKIAGLGGYGLRVEDRVPLVMDPGQHNAAYLLTKQTKLGHLMHSGPVREHTGAGGPTAVISWTATTVAPELAEAEHWPQLRQWASQRGLELLREEHPRLLALLGQPQLALLLAQPPGGDQRLTEADLLSALTLMAGWSGTRAVSLLLSPDAQRSAHPSATLEPECRPLQELTQASPRLATTPGAFVRWV, encoded by the coding sequence ATGATCGTCGTCGTCGATGACGAAAATCGCGAAAACGAAGGGGATCTGATCTGCGCGGCCCAGTTCGCCACGCCCGAGCAGATCAACTTCATGGCCACCGAAGCCCGTGGCCTGATCTGCCTGGCCATGGAAGGGGAGCGGCTCGACGCGCTCGAGCTGCCCCTGATGGTCGACCGCAACACGGACAGCAACCAGACCGCCTTCACGGTCAGCGTCGATGCAGGGCCCGAAAACGGCGTGAGCACGGGCATCAGCGCCGACGACCGGGCCCGCACGATTCAGGTGGCGATCCATCCGGCCAGCCGCCCGTCGGACCTGCGTCGGCCGGGGCACATCTTCCCCCTGCGGGCACGCCAGGGAGGAGTGCTCAAGCGGGCCGGGCACACCGAGGCGGCCGTCGATCTCGCCCGACTCTCCGGCCTGTATCCGGCTGGAGTGATCTGCGAGATCCAGAATCCCGATGGTTCAATGGCCCGCCTGCCCCAGCTGGTGAGCTACGCCCGGCGCCATGGCCTGCGGCTGATCAACATCGCCGACCTGATCAGCTACCGGCTCGAAACGGAACGCTTCGTGCGCCGCCAGGCCGAAGCCGAGATGCCGAGTGCCTTCGGGCAGTTCCGGGCGATCGGGTACCGCAATGAGCTCGACGACAGTGAGCATGTGGCGATCGTCAAGGGGCACCCCGAGCTGGCCAGCGCACCGGTGCTGGTGCGGGTGCATTCGGAATGCCTCACCGGCGATGCTTTCGGCTCCCTGCGCTGTGATTGCCGGCCCCAGCTGGAGGCGGCCCTGCGCATGATCGAAGCCGCCGGCGAAGGCGTGGTGGTCTATCTGCGCCAGGAGGGTCGTGGCATCGGCCTGATCAACAAGCTCAGGGCCTACAGCCTTCAGGATGGCGGCCTGGACACCGTCGAAGCCAATGAGCGCCTCGGCTTTCCCGCCGACCTGCGCAACTACGGCGTCGGGGCGCAGATTCTCAGTGATCTGGGGGTTCATCACCTGCGCCTGATCACCAACAACCCGCGCAAGATCGCCGGCCTCGGCGGCTACGGGCTGCGGGTGGAAGACCGGGTGCCGCTGGTGATGGATCCGGGCCAGCACAACGCCGCCTACCTGCTCACCAAACAGACCAAGCTCGGCCATCTGATGCACTCCGGCCCGGTCAGGGAGCACACGGGGGCGGGCGGGCCCACGGCGGTGATCTCCTGGACCGCCACGACCGTGGCGCCGGAGCTGGCGGAAGCCGAGCACTGGCCCCAGCTGCGGCAGTGGGCCAGCCAGCGGGGGCTGGAGCTGCTGCGGGAGGAACATCCCCGCCTGCTGGCTCTGCTGGGTCAACCGCAGCTGGCGCTGTTGCTCGCCCAGCCGCCCGGAGGAGACCAGCGCCTGACCGAGGCTGATCTGCTCTCAGCCCTGACCCTGATGGCCGGTTGGTCCGGCACCAGGGCCGTGAGCCTGCTGCTGAGTCCCGACGCTCAGCGCAGCGCCCACCCCAGCGCAACCCTGGAGCCCGAGTGCCGACCGCTGCAGGAGCTCACTCAGGCGAGCCCCCGGCTGGCGACGACTCCCGGGGCCTTCGTGCGCTGGGTCTGA
- a CDS encoding DnaJ domain-containing protein has translation MNRSPTPAVGEDHWAVLGLSPGADAAALKRGFRAQARRWHPDLNGNDPVAEERFKRVNEAYAVLSDPRRRQAWETGRDPGSLRPERDDPFARGFPEFDDYLDALFGRQSRSDEPGETEPDLEQERPQPSGPREDPGVEVTHAPPPPPPVQAASDLETVVDLSPEQALAGTRLELELPGGLAVELWTPPLAGDGWRLRLAGVAPGGADHFLQLRVRRPDGLRIDGLRVLYDLELSPAEAALGCKVVVPTLEGRVQLTVPPCSSSGRLLRLRRLGLSQGEQRGDQLVELRIVLPEQLSDAEVALYRRLEELSRDR, from the coding sequence GTGAACCGGAGTCCCACCCCCGCGGTCGGCGAGGACCACTGGGCGGTTCTCGGGCTGAGCCCGGGGGCCGACGCCGCGGCACTCAAGCGCGGCTTTCGCGCCCAGGCGCGCCGGTGGCACCCGGACCTCAACGGCAATGATCCGGTGGCCGAGGAGCGCTTCAAGCGGGTCAACGAGGCCTATGCCGTGCTCTCGGATCCACGCCGTCGCCAGGCCTGGGAAACCGGGCGGGATCCCGGATCGCTGAGGCCCGAGCGCGACGATCCCTTCGCCAGGGGTTTCCCCGAATTCGACGACTATCTCGACGCCCTGTTCGGTCGACAGTCCCGTTCGGATGAACCCGGGGAGACTGAGCCCGATCTCGAGCAGGAGCGGCCCCAACCCTCCGGACCTCGGGAGGATCCAGGGGTGGAGGTGACCCACGCCCCGCCTCCACCACCGCCGGTGCAGGCCGCCAGCGACCTGGAGACGGTGGTGGATCTGAGCCCCGAGCAGGCCCTCGCCGGCACCCGCCTGGAGCTTGAGCTTCCCGGTGGCCTGGCGGTGGAGCTCTGGACACCGCCCCTGGCCGGAGATGGCTGGCGCCTGCGCCTGGCAGGGGTCGCCCCGGGCGGAGCCGACCATTTCCTGCAGCTGCGGGTACGCCGTCCCGATGGTCTGCGCATCGACGGACTGCGGGTGCTCTACGACCTGGAGCTGTCCCCAGCCGAAGCGGCCCTGGGCTGCAAGGTGGTGGTGCCCACCCTCGAGGGGCGGGTGCAGCTCACGGTGCCGCCCTGCTCCTCCAGTGGCCGGCTGCTGCGGCTGCGGCGTCTCGGCCTCAGCCAGGGGGAGCAGCGGGGCGATCAGCTGGTGGAACTGCGCATCGTGCTGCCCGAGCAGCTCAGCGATGCCGAAGTGGCGCTCTACAGACGCCTGGAGGAATTGTCCCGCGATCGCTGA
- the argC gene encoding N-acetyl-gamma-glutamyl-phosphate reductase, translating into MVSPTAARRVAVIGASGYGGLQTLRLLQDHPEFVVSYLGGERSAGQAWSELVPFLPLEGNPVVRVPDPDAIAAEADFAVLSLPSGLASQLVPALLEREVKVVDLSADYRYRSLAQWKEVYSGEAERFERQDDALCAEAVYGLVEWDETRISAARLVAAPGCFPTASLLPLLPFLKQGLIDRSGIIIDAKTGTSGGGRAAKETLLLAEAAEAVAPYGVVGHRHTSEIEQTASQVAGQPIQLQFTPHLMPMVRGLLATVYGRLRDPGLTAEDCTTVLQAAYRHSPCVEVLPVGTYPSTKWTRQTNRALLSVQVDSRTGQLILMSAVDNLIKGQAGQGVQCLNLMAGLPAPMGLPLLPFYP; encoded by the coding sequence ATGGTCAGCCCCACAGCAGCCCGGCGCGTCGCGGTGATCGGCGCCAGCGGCTATGGCGGCCTTCAGACTCTGCGCCTGCTCCAGGACCACCCCGAATTCGTGGTCAGTTATCTGGGGGGCGAGCGCAGTGCCGGTCAGGCCTGGAGCGAACTGGTCCCCTTCCTGCCCCTCGAGGGCAATCCGGTGGTGCGGGTCCCCGATCCCGATGCGATCGCCGCCGAGGCCGATTTCGCCGTGCTCAGCCTGCCCAGTGGGCTGGCCTCCCAGCTGGTGCCAGCCCTGCTGGAGCGGGAGGTGAAAGTGGTGGATCTCTCCGCCGACTACCGCTACCGCTCCCTGGCTCAGTGGAAGGAGGTGTACTCCGGCGAGGCCGAACGGTTCGAGCGTCAGGATGACGCTCTCTGCGCCGAGGCGGTCTACGGCCTGGTGGAGTGGGACGAGACGCGCATCAGTGCGGCCCGCCTGGTGGCGGCCCCTGGCTGCTTCCCCACGGCCAGTCTGCTGCCGCTGCTGCCCTTTCTCAAGCAGGGACTGATCGATCGCAGCGGCATCATCATCGATGCCAAGACCGGCACCTCCGGCGGTGGCCGCGCCGCCAAGGAGACTCTGCTCCTGGCGGAAGCGGCCGAGGCCGTGGCTCCCTATGGAGTGGTGGGGCACCGCCACACCAGCGAGATCGAGCAGACCGCCAGCCAGGTGGCCGGCCAGCCGATCCAGCTGCAGTTCACACCGCATCTGATGCCGATGGTGCGGGGTCTGCTGGCCACGGTCTATGGGCGGCTGCGGGATCCGGGACTGACCGCCGAGGACTGCACCACCGTGCTGCAGGCCGCCTATCGCCACAGTCCCTGTGTGGAGGTGCTCCCTGTGGGCACCTACCCCTCCACCAAATGGACCCGCCAGACCAACCGGGCCCTGCTCTCGGTGCAGGTCGACAGTCGCACCGGCCAGCTGATCCTGATGAGCGCCGTCGACAATCTGATCAAGGGCCAGGCGGGGCAGGGGGTTCAGTGCCTCAACCTGATGGCCGGCCTGCCGGCGCCGATGGGTCTGCCGCTGCTGCCGTTCTATCCCTGA
- the pstA gene encoding phosphate ABC transporter permease PstA, with protein sequence MTLATPARAARSLHFNPGLRRNRTDRLFTFIAGLFSLIAVLPLVLVLVYVLIQGGKLISVSLFTQLPPAPGLDGGGIANAIIGTFVVTLVASLIAIPVGVGGGVYLAEYASNGWFAQFIRVGNDILAGVPSIICGVFVYSAIVATRLFFGQSYSAAAGGIALAVLMLPTVIKTTDEGLKLVPQELSWGAIGVGASKFVTITRITLPSAFTPIATGVVLAIARAAGETAPLIFTALFSPFWPEGLFNPIASMSVLIFNFAIMPYEAQNSLAWAASFVLVILILGANLLARWIRRFASS encoded by the coding sequence ATGACTCTGGCCACACCAGCCCGTGCAGCACGCTCGCTTCACTTCAATCCGGGGCTGAGGCGCAACCGCACCGACAGGCTCTTCACCTTCATCGCCGGGCTGTTCAGCCTGATCGCGGTTCTCCCTCTCGTGCTGGTGCTGGTCTACGTGCTCATCCAGGGGGGCAAGCTGATCAGCGTCAGTCTCTTCACCCAGCTTCCTCCGGCCCCGGGCCTGGACGGTGGCGGCATCGCCAACGCCATCATCGGCACCTTCGTGGTCACCCTGGTGGCTTCCCTGATTGCCATTCCCGTGGGTGTGGGCGGAGGCGTCTACCTGGCGGAATACGCCAGCAATGGTTGGTTCGCCCAGTTCATCCGCGTCGGCAACGACATCCTCGCCGGAGTGCCCTCGATCATCTGCGGCGTGTTCGTGTACAGCGCGATCGTGGCTACCCGGCTGTTCTTCGGCCAGTCGTATTCCGCCGCTGCCGGTGGCATCGCCCTGGCTGTGCTGATGCTGCCGACGGTGATCAAAACCACCGATGAAGGCCTGAAGCTGGTGCCCCAGGAACTGAGCTGGGGAGCGATCGGTGTCGGTGCCTCGAAGTTCGTGACGATCACACGCATCACTCTGCCCAGCGCGTTCACTCCGATCGCCACAGGGGTTGTGCTGGCCATCGCCCGGGCTGCCGGTGAAACGGCGCCCCTGATCTTCACCGCCCTGTTCTCACCCTTCTGGCCCGAGGGTCTGTTCAACCCGATCGCCTCGATGTCGGTGTTGATCTTCAACTTCGCGATCATGCCCTACGAAGCGCAGAACTCTCTGGCCTGGGCCGCGTCGTTTGTACTCGTGATCCTCATTCTTGGCGCCAATCTGCTTGCCCGCTGGATTCGTCGGTTCGCCTCCAGCTAG
- the dnaK gene encoding molecular chaperone DnaK, translating to MGRIVGIDLGTTNSVVAVLEGGRPQVIANAEGGRTTPSVVGFSRDQELLVGQLARRQLVLNPRNTFANLKRFVGRSWDELDDASLAVPYTVRANDQGNVRIVCPATEREYAPEELLASILRKLVDDAATYLGEAVEAAVITVPAYFNDAQRQATRDAGRLAGLTVERILNEPTAAALAYGFDRSAVKRVLVFDLGGGTFDVSVLRIANGVFDVKATSGDTQLGGNDWDLRIVDWLAEAFEARHQIDLRRDRQALQRLSEAAEKAKQELSGVTTTPISLPFIATGPEGPLHIETSLERRTFESLCPDLLDRLMRPVQRALRDSGLTAEDIDDVVLVGGSTRMPMVQEMVRTLIPREPCQSVNPDEVVAIGAAVQAGILTGDLRDLMLNDVTPLSLGLETIGGVMKVLIPRNTPIPVRRSDVFSTSEANQSAVEIHVLQGERQMAADNKSLGRFRLSGIPPAPRGVPQVQVSLDIDANGLLQVSATDRTTGRQQSVSIQGGSNLSEQEIQALLEEAQRKSAEDRRKRVAVDRLNRAQTLVAQAERRLRDAALELGPYGAERQQRSVEMALREVQVLLDDSDPAELDLSVSQLQEALYGLNRRLISERKTESGPLQGLKNTLGSIKDDLFSDEDDWDEWDRSRPGPSERWGGDPWAPPSRYGGYQEEGYSSYETPRLERSRLEPPLREPPFREPPFREPSGPDRYEPAAGRAPSPSRRRGGDWPSEGRARPRADDPWAED from the coding sequence ATGGGCCGGATCGTTGGCATTGACCTGGGCACCACCAATTCGGTGGTGGCGGTGCTGGAGGGCGGTCGGCCCCAGGTGATCGCCAATGCCGAAGGAGGCCGTACCACCCCGTCGGTGGTGGGCTTCAGCCGTGATCAGGAGTTGCTGGTGGGCCAGCTCGCCCGCCGCCAGCTGGTGCTCAATCCCCGCAACACCTTCGCCAATCTCAAGCGTTTCGTCGGCCGCAGCTGGGACGAACTGGACGACGCCAGCCTGGCCGTGCCCTACACGGTTCGGGCCAATGACCAGGGCAACGTCCGCATCGTCTGCCCTGCCACCGAACGGGAATATGCCCCCGAGGAGCTGCTCGCCAGCATTCTGCGCAAACTCGTCGACGACGCCGCCACCTATCTGGGCGAGGCTGTGGAAGCGGCGGTGATCACCGTGCCCGCTTATTTCAATGATGCTCAGCGTCAGGCCACCCGTGACGCCGGCCGCCTGGCGGGGCTCACGGTGGAGCGGATCCTGAATGAACCCACGGCCGCCGCCCTGGCCTACGGCTTTGATCGCAGTGCGGTCAAGCGGGTGCTGGTGTTCGACCTGGGCGGCGGCACCTTCGATGTGTCGGTGCTGCGGATCGCCAATGGCGTCTTCGACGTGAAGGCCACCAGCGGCGACACCCAGCTGGGGGGCAATGACTGGGACCTGCGGATCGTCGACTGGCTGGCGGAAGCCTTCGAGGCCCGCCATCAGATCGATCTGCGCCGGGATCGTCAGGCTCTGCAACGGCTGAGCGAGGCGGCTGAAAAGGCCAAGCAGGAGCTCTCCGGCGTGACCACCACCCCGATTTCGCTGCCGTTCATCGCCACGGGCCCCGAGGGCCCCCTGCACATCGAGACCAGCCTGGAGCGGCGCACCTTCGAGTCCCTCTGCCCCGATCTGCTCGATCGCCTGATGCGTCCCGTGCAGCGGGCCCTGCGCGATTCCGGTCTCACGGCCGAGGACATCGATGACGTGGTGCTGGTTGGCGGCAGCACCCGCATGCCGATGGTGCAGGAGATGGTGCGCACCCTGATTCCACGGGAACCCTGCCAGTCGGTCAATCCCGATGAGGTGGTGGCCATCGGTGCGGCGGTGCAGGCCGGAATCCTCACCGGCGATCTGCGTGATCTGATGCTCAACGACGTCACGCCCCTCTCCCTGGGTCTGGAGACGATCGGTGGGGTGATGAAGGTGCTGATCCCCCGCAACACGCCCATCCCCGTCCGCCGCTCGGATGTGTTCAGTACCTCCGAGGCGAATCAGTCGGCGGTGGAGATCCACGTGCTTCAGGGTGAGCGCCAGATGGCCGCTGACAACAAGTCACTGGGTCGTTTCCGCCTCTCCGGAATTCCACCCGCGCCGCGCGGGGTTCCCCAGGTACAGGTCTCGCTCGACATCGACGCCAACGGCCTGCTGCAGGTGTCCGCCACCGACCGCACCACCGGTCGTCAGCAGAGCGTCAGCATTCAGGGTGGATCCAACCTGAGTGAACAGGAGATTCAGGCGTTGCTGGAGGAGGCCCAGCGCAAGTCCGCCGAAGACCGGCGCAAGCGGGTGGCTGTGGACCGGCTCAACCGGGCCCAGACCCTGGTGGCCCAGGCGGAGCGCCGTCTGAGGGATGCCGCCCTCGAGCTCGGTCCTTACGGTGCGGAGAGGCAGCAGCGCTCCGTGGAGATGGCCCTGCGCGAGGTCCAGGTCCTGCTCGACGATTCCGACCCGGCTGAGCTCGATCTGTCAGTCAGTCAGTTGCAGGAGGCCCTCTACGGTCTCAATCGCCGTCTGATCAGCGAACGCAAGACCGAATCCGGCCCGCTGCAGGGGCTCAAGAACACCCTCGGCTCGATCAAGGACGACCTCTTCTCCGACGAGGACGACTGGGATGAGTGGGACCGTTCTCGCCCCGGCCCCTCGGAGCGCTGGGGAGGGGATCCCTGGGCGCCCCCCTCCCGGTATGGCGGCTATCAGGAGGAGGGTTACTCCTCCTATGAAACCCCACGGCTCGAGCGCTCCAGGCTCGAACCTCCTCTCCGGGAGCCTCCTTTCCGGGAGCCTCCTTTCCGGGAGCCCTCAGGACCTGATCGCTACGAACCGGCGGCCGGTCGGGCCCCCTCACCCTCCCGTCGCCGTGGAGGTGACTGGCCCTCCGAGGGGCGCGCTCGCCCCAGGGCCGACGATCCCTGGGCAGAGGACTGA
- the murQ gene encoding N-acetylmuramic acid 6-phosphate etherase codes for MRPSEPGAAPAGSAAPDRGHLLTEQANPASASLDQLSSSELVDLFCREDEKALLATEAAAPALAEAVEAISDCLRSGGRLFYLGAGTSGRLGVLDAAECPPTFCTPPELVQGVLAGGAPALLRSSEGLEDLREAGRHDLIERGFSSADALVGIAAGGTTPYVLGGLEHARSLGALAIAMACVPTEQAPMPCAIDIRLVTGAELLTGSTRLKAGTATKMALNIISTGVMVRLGKVYGNRMVDVAVTNSKLEDRALRILRDLAGVERERGYELLAAAGGSVKRALLMAAAGLSAEQADQALSAHDGQVRQALEQLGAQLA; via the coding sequence GTGAGGCCCTCGGAACCGGGCGCTGCCCCGGCTGGATCCGCCGCCCCCGACCGGGGTCATCTGCTCACCGAGCAGGCCAACCCCGCCAGCGCCAGCCTCGATCAGCTCAGCTCCAGCGAACTGGTGGATCTGTTCTGCCGGGAAGATGAGAAGGCTCTGCTGGCGACGGAGGCGGCGGCCCCAGCCCTGGCTGAGGCCGTCGAGGCCATCAGCGATTGCCTGCGCTCCGGTGGCCGCTTGTTCTACCTCGGTGCCGGTACGTCCGGACGCCTTGGCGTCCTCGATGCCGCTGAGTGTCCCCCCACCTTCTGCACCCCCCCCGAGCTGGTTCAGGGGGTGCTGGCCGGAGGCGCGCCCGCACTGCTGCGCAGTTCCGAAGGACTCGAGGATCTGCGCGAAGCCGGCCGCCATGATCTGATCGAGCGGGGTTTCTCATCCGCCGACGCCTTGGTGGGCATCGCCGCCGGTGGCACCACCCCCTACGTGCTCGGCGGCCTCGAGCATGCCCGTTCCCTGGGTGCCCTGGCGATCGCCATGGCCTGCGTCCCGACCGAGCAGGCACCGATGCCCTGCGCCATCGACATCCGGCTGGTCACCGGGGCGGAGCTGCTCACCGGCTCCACGCGCCTCAAGGCGGGCACGGCCACCAAGATGGCCCTGAACATCATCTCCACCGGCGTGATGGTGCGGCTGGGCAAGGTGTACGGCAACCGCATGGTGGATGTGGCTGTCACCAACAGCAAGCTGGAAGACCGCGCCCTGCGCATCCTCAGGGACCTGGCCGGCGTGGAGCGGGAGCGGGGCTATGAGCTGCTCGCCGCCGCCGGCGGCTCGGTCAAGCGGGCCCTGCTGATGGCCGCCGCCGGGTTGAGTGCCGAGCAGGCCGATCAGGCCCTGAGCGCTCACGATGGCCAGGTGCGACAGGCCCTGGAGCAGCTCGGGGCTCAGCTGGCCTGA
- a CDS encoding peptidylprolyl isomerase has protein sequence MTKALMETEAGTVELELFDTDAPGSVANFVKLAESGFYDGLAFHRVIDGFMAQGGCPNTRAGASGMPGTGGPGYMIPCEINSRKHQAGTLSMAHAGKNTGGSQFFLCHDAQPHLDGVHTVFGQASNVDVVLAIRKGTRITKVTILP, from the coding sequence ATGACCAAAGCTTTGATGGAGACCGAGGCCGGCACGGTGGAACTCGAGTTGTTCGATACCGATGCCCCGGGCAGCGTCGCGAACTTCGTCAAGCTGGCTGAATCGGGCTTCTACGACGGCCTGGCCTTCCATCGCGTCATCGATGGCTTCATGGCCCAGGGCGGCTGCCCCAACACCCGCGCCGGCGCCAGTGGCATGCCCGGCACCGGTGGCCCCGGATACATGATTCCCTGTGAGATCAACAGCCGCAAGCACCAGGCCGGCACCCTCTCGATGGCCCATGCCGGCAAGAACACCGGCGGCAGCCAGTTCTTTCTCTGCCATGACGCCCAGCCTCACCTCGATGGGGTCCACACCGTGTTCGGTCAGGCCAGCAACGTGGATGTGGTCCTGGCGATCCGCAAGGGCACCCGCATCACGAAGGTGACGATCCTGCCCTGA